A window of Photobacterium toruni genomic DNA:
ACGAGTACATTTTCAATTAGCACTTGAGCGACAAGGCCCTGTTAAACATCGGGCGAGTTATGATGCAAAGCAAATTCGTTTAGCACTTGATACTTTAGTGGGTAATCGATAAGTCATTATTTTCATAAATTCAGTGTTTATTATTGCAGCTGCCGATTACAATGTTTGATATAAAAATATGTAGATGGGAAGATTGAGTGAAATCTGTATCTAATCGAAATCAATCACTTCGTGTAGCAATGTTTAATATTTCGATGTCAGACAGTGAGCCAGAAAAAATATTAGCATTAACGGCTAATCCAAATATTACACGTTTACGACGATTGGCGGCTATTATTCAACATATCGCACCTGATGTGATATTACTGTGTGAGTTTGATCATCTTGGTGCTGGTGGTGATGATGGCTCATTAGCGAATTTCTGTAATAATTATTTAGCAGTTTCTCAATATAATCAGACGTTGATTGACTATCCATATCGGTTATGTCCTGCGACTAATACCGGTTTATTATGTGGCACCGATTTAAATAATGACGGTATGATGACATTGCCTGAAGATGGTATGGGCTTTGGTCATTTTCATGGTAATTTTGGTTTTGTATTATTATCTAAATACCCAATACAAGAGAATAATATTCGTTCATGGCAACATATGCGGTGGAGTAGTATGCCTAATGCATTAATTCCTCGTGATTTTTATAGTATTGAAGCAATAAATATATTGAGACTATCGTCTAAAAATCATCTGATCATCCCCATTCAGTATGAGTCACACGTTATAAATCTTGTATGCAGTCATCCAACGCCCCCTGTTTTTGATGGTCCTGAACGGCGTAATGCCAAACGCAATCATGATGAAATTCAACTTCTCTGCGATATTATTGATAATGCGGCATACTTAGAAGATGATGCTGGGAATACAGGAGGGTTACAACCTGAGCAATTATTTGTTGTTTTAGGTGATTTGAATGCAGATGTCGTTGATGGTGACGGCTTAAAAACGCCAATTAAACATTTATTAGGTCACCCTCGAATTCATCAACAAGTGAGTCACGGTATATTTACGCCAAAAAGTATAGGGAGCCGTGAATATCGACCGTGGCAGCGGCGTAAAGGACGTAATAATGAATGGACACATTTAGGTGGAATGCGTTTAGATTATGTTTTGCCATCATCTAATTTTACGATTGTAAGCAGTGGCGTATTTTGGCCCGAAAAAGATCATCCATTACGGCAATTAGTGCTTGATGATAAAGGGCGCGAAAAACCTACCGCAGGATCGGACCATCGACTTGTTTGGGTTGATATAACATGTCCAGAGCCATCATTGTAATAAAATGGAACAATTGATCGTCATTGTTCCATATTTAAAGCGGAGAATGATAAAATGACTAAATAGATCAGTCATTTTATTCTTGAATTATTAAATTAAAAATATTTACCACGAATAGTATTGAAATTTTCTTTCAGGGCGCAAGTTGTGAATGTTTTAATTACCATCGAGTCTGACCAATAATTAGTCGACCAACCTGCTTTTTGTTTAAGTAATTGTATAAATTGAGGCGTTGATAATCCTCGGCGCCAAGCACTGGGTAATACGACTGTTTGTACATGACGATCGGTCAACAATACACCTTGCTTATTATGAGATAAATATTCAAATAATTCGGCTTCAGTACTAAATGGTTGTATAACCAATGGAGATAGAACTTCTACTTCAATACTTAAATCATCAAGTTGATCTTCTGCTAGTGGCATAAAACGGCGATCTTCATAAGCACTGCCTATCGCTTTATTATGCATTTCTAATATTAAAGGTTTAGTTGCAATCGTTGATCCAATACAACCCTGTAGTTGACCATTCACTTCTAATGTTACAAAGCATGCTGCGGGTTGTAACATTTTACGATTATAGTGTTCTATTTTAGGTGCTGAGGCTGAAATCGCTTTTTCTGAAAAATGGCCTCGAATCGCATCACGGGCAATATCCAGTAGCTGCGTAAGTTCACCTTTATTGTATGTTTGATGTGTGACAGCTGAAATATCCACCAGTGTTCTCCTTTTTGATTTTTATGAATTATTAATACGTCCGTATATAAATAATGAATGCCAAATACGTGAGTTTATAAAATACTTAGCAGTGATATAAATGTGTTGTACGAGCAATAACTTATTTTATTGTATGATTAATATCATCTATTTTTACTGATTATTCAATATATGCGTAAGTAAAAAGTGTTAACTTGTTTGTCAAAATTATGCTGTTTGTAAGTTTTTAATGGGAGTGTAGTTAAATTAATACAATTGAGTAATATTTGTACTTTTTTTGATTGTTTTTTTGATTGTGTTGTTTATAGGTTTTACTCACAAGGTAGATTGTTTTATCGTTAATGCTATTTTTATGTTGAAGATAAAGTAGATTATGAATAGCGATCAAGGTTTGACGATTGAACAATTGAGTGAATATCAAAATGTGATCATTACTCAGCCTAATTGTCCATATTGTGTAAAAGCAAAAGCATTATTGGATCAGCAAGGTACTGAATATGTGACATTAGTTCTTGGACAACAATTAACAAAAGTAGTTATGGTTGATTTTATTCAACATATTGCCAATGTTAACGTACGAACAGTACCACAGATTATTTTAGATGGTCACTATATCGGTGGTCATGATGACTTAGTGGCATTTCTTGATCGTCAAGTTAGTAATAATAGCTTTGATGATTTTGAGTTATAAAACTAATCTAACATAGATCATAAAATAAAAAGGGGGATTACCTCCTTTTTTATATAACATTTAAGAGATAACAGATGAAATTAGATTTTTCACAATTAAATAAGCAGGCTAAACAATCATTTAGTAATCAGCATGCTGTGATTAAAAAAGTAATGCAAGGTAAAGTCGTTACTTGTGAGCAATGTCGACAGCCTTTGATATTTATTACACCAGAACAAAGTGAACAGCCTGGAATTGGTTGCTCAAAAGGGTGTACTTTTATCTCTCTTGAATTTGCATGATATTTATCATTATGTATTATTGCTGCATTTCGAGCAAAAAATAACCGATATCGGCTAATTTTTGCAAACTTACTAATTAATTATAATTCATTTTTACACGATATTATTCCTGCAATAAGCTTTATTATTTATTCCAAAAGCTATTAGTTAATAATGGCTTATTCATTTTTATAATGTGACAGGTTAACACCAACATTTTCTGTTTATTTATATTAATAATTGCTTCTGTTATTTAGATTGGATATTAATTGTAACTTATTGATTAAATAGATTAAAAATTAATTTAACTGAGTGTGGTGATATATAAAAAGTAGTTAAAAATTTCAAATGAACTAAAGTTGTAGCAATAGATGGTTAGAGTACAAATAAAAAAACAGCTGTTTTGATGAAAATTAATTAATAGCGATACCTGTTTTTAGACTTAAAATTAATCGATTTAAGCTATTTGGTTGTTTTGTTTCTCTATTGACAGTTCTCGTCTACTAATGGTTATATAATGGCGCTTTAATTTTTATTTACATGACTAAATATTAGGGTTGAGGCGATATCTAACAGGATGTAATAAATGAGTAAACACGATAAATATAGTATAAATAATACGGATTACACTATTGGGCAGGATAATGTTCAAAAGTGGGGATTCGATGTGCACAATGCCGTTTTTGGTGTGAGTGCTGGACTAATAATCATTTTTTTAGTTGCAATTTTAATCACCGATCCAGCAACAGCAAAAGCAGCATTAGATAGTGTGAAAGGTGCAATTGTTAATCAATTCGCTTCTTTATTTATTTGGGCTGGTAATTTCTTCGTTTTCTTTTGTTTGGCATTGATTGTTTCACCATATGGACGTATTCGTCTAGGTGGTAAAGATGCAGAAGCTGAACATACAACATTATCATGGCTTTCAATGCTATTTGCCGCAGGTATGGGCATTGGCTTAATGTTTTGGAGTGTCGCTGAGCCTGCAGCTTATTTCACTGGCTGGGGTGGAACTACACCATTAAATGTAACACCAGGAACACCAGAAGCCTTTAAAGTTGCGATGGGTGCAACCATGTATCACTGGGGTCTGCACCCTTGGGCGATTTATGGTGTTGTTGCATTATCAATGGCATATTTTGCTTATAATAAAGGCCTGCCTCTTTCTATTCGTTCAGTGTTTTATCCTATTTTGGGTGATCGTACTTGGGGCTGGGCTGGACATATTATTGATATTTTGGCTGTTTTGGCAACACTGTTTGGTTTAGCTACTTCATTAGGCCTAGGCGCACAACAAGCTGCTAGTGGTATTAACCATGTCTTTGGTACGCATGGCGGCTTAGAGCTACAGATTGGTATTATTATTGTTGTCACTTGTGTCGCTATTTATTCTGTAGCAAAAGGCATTGATTCAGGTGTTAAATTACTTAGTAATATTAATATGATGGTTGCTGTTGTCTTATTGATTTTTGTAGGACTTGTTGGCCTTGCTGTTTCTATTGATACGATTCCAAAGACTGTCATGGGATATGTTGAAAACTTTATTCCATTAAGTAATCCTTATGATCGTGCCGATGAAAAATGGATGCATGCTTGGACTGTTGTTTACTGGGCATGGTGGATCTCATGGTCACCATTTGTTGGTTCATTTATTGCGCGTATCTCAAAAGGTCGTACTGTTCGTGAATTCTTGATTGCGGTATTAATTATTCCAACAGCAGTGACAATTGTTTGGATGTCAGTATTTGGTGGACAGGCTATTCATCAAATTATGGATCATATTGGTACATTAGGAGCTAAAGGTATTACTCAAGTACCGTTAGCGATGTTTGAGATGTACGATGCCTTACCATTTGGTACTATTTTATCATTCATTTCGGTGATTCTAATTTTGGTGTTCTTTGTAACATCATCAGATTCGGGTTCATTGGTAATTGATAGCATTACGGCTGGTGGTAAAGTTGATAACCCTGTCGCTCAACGTATTTTCTGGGCTGCTGTTGAGGGTATTATTGCGATAGCCTTATTATGGGTTGGTGGTACGCAAGCGATTGAAGCATTACAAGCGGGTACCATTTCGACAGCATTACCGTTTACGTTTATTTTATTACTTATGTGTGTCAGTTTATTGATGGGCTTTAGAACTGAGCGTAATAAATAATTTATTCGCTAAGTAAAATAACGTAATAAAAAGCAGCTACCAGAATCAGTTCTGAGTGGCTGCTTTTTTTATGGCGCTAGTTTCTCTACAATAATCGCTTTACTCCCAAAGTTGGCCAATGGGGGTCTCTGGACTAAAGTGATAGGCTATTTGTGCTTGAAGTAACTCAGCTGTTGCTAACGCATCAGTTAAAGCATGATGGGGTTGGTAGGCTGGAAGACCATAACGAGAACGACATTTTCCTAGCCGTACTGAACCTGGACGTTTACCTTTTAATTTATTCCACAGCCCACTCACTTGTTGTTGCTGAATGGTTGCTTCAATCGCTAAAGTATCAACAACAGGAAATTGAATCCCTTCACCTAAGCGAATTTTTAAGGCGCGATCCATAAATTGTCGCTCGATATTTTTATAGTGTACGACTACAACTTTTCCTGCTAGTGCGTCTAATACGGCTTCAAGAATACGGCGTAAGTCAGGTGCTTGTTGAACGTCTGAGTGTGTAATGCCATGAATAACGACAGAATCTTCTTCAAGTTTTACTTTGGGTTTTACAACCCAATGTTGTGATTGACGGCAATAAATACGATGAATATCAAAGGGGACTAAACCTATACTAACAATATCATCGGTTTCTGAATTAAGTCCTGTTGTTTCAAAATCGAGTGCCACAAAAGGTACTGCGCTTAAGGGCGTATCTTCAGAGATAATACCAGCCTGATAATAAGATTTTATTCGGCTATCTTGTGCTTCTTGCGCTAATATTTTAAAGCGTAAAT
This region includes:
- a CDS encoding endonuclease/exonuclease/phosphatase family protein — its product is MKSVSNRNQSLRVAMFNISMSDSEPEKILALTANPNITRLRRLAAIIQHIAPDVILLCEFDHLGAGGDDGSLANFCNNYLAVSQYNQTLIDYPYRLCPATNTGLLCGTDLNNDGMMTLPEDGMGFGHFHGNFGFVLLSKYPIQENNIRSWQHMRWSSMPNALIPRDFYSIEAINILRLSSKNHLIIPIQYESHVINLVCSHPTPPVFDGPERRNAKRNHDEIQLLCDIIDNAAYLEDDAGNTGGLQPEQLFVVLGDLNADVVDGDGLKTPIKHLLGHPRIHQQVSHGIFTPKSIGSREYRPWQRRKGRNNEWTHLGGMRLDYVLPSSNFTIVSSGVFWPEKDHPLRQLVLDDKGREKPTAGSDHRLVWVDITCPEPSL
- the amrA gene encoding AmmeMemoRadiSam system protein A, coding for MDISAVTHQTYNKGELTQLLDIARDAIRGHFSEKAISASAPKIEHYNRKMLQPAACFVTLEVNGQLQGCIGSTIATKPLILEMHNKAIGSAYEDRRFMPLAEDQLDDLSIEVEVLSPLVIQPFSTEAELFEYLSHNKQGVLLTDRHVQTVVLPSAWRRGLSTPQFIQLLKQKAGWSTNYWSDSMVIKTFTTCALKENFNTIRGKYF
- a CDS encoding glutaredoxin domain-containing protein: MNSDQGLTIEQLSEYQNVIITQPNCPYCVKAKALLDQQGTEYVTLVLGQQLTKVVMVDFIQHIANVNVRTVPQIILDGHYIGGHDDLVAFLDRQVSNNSFDDFEL
- a CDS encoding BCCT family transporter; this encodes MSKHDKYSINNTDYTIGQDNVQKWGFDVHNAVFGVSAGLIIIFLVAILITDPATAKAALDSVKGAIVNQFASLFIWAGNFFVFFCLALIVSPYGRIRLGGKDAEAEHTTLSWLSMLFAAGMGIGLMFWSVAEPAAYFTGWGGTTPLNVTPGTPEAFKVAMGATMYHWGLHPWAIYGVVALSMAYFAYNKGLPLSIRSVFYPILGDRTWGWAGHIIDILAVLATLFGLATSLGLGAQQAASGINHVFGTHGGLELQIGIIIVVTCVAIYSVAKGIDSGVKLLSNINMMVAVVLLIFVGLVGLAVSIDTIPKTVMGYVENFIPLSNPYDRADEKWMHAWTVVYWAWWISWSPFVGSFIARISKGRTVREFLIAVLIIPTAVTIVWMSVFGGQAIHQIMDHIGTLGAKGITQVPLAMFEMYDALPFGTILSFISVILILVFFVTSSDSGSLVIDSITAGGKVDNPVAQRIFWAAVEGIIAIALLWVGGTQAIEALQAGTISTALPFTFILLLMCVSLLMGFRTERNK
- a CDS encoding 3'-5' exonuclease; amino-acid sequence: MFRHRSKQSASAHFTRNMPVPDWHLRFKILAQEAQDSRIKSYYQAGIISEDTPLSAVPFVALDFETTGLNSETDDIVSIGLVPFDIHRIYCRQSQHWVVKPKVKLEEDSVVIHGITHSDVQQAPDLRRILEAVLDALAGKVVVVHYKNIERQFMDRALKIRLGEGIQFPVVDTLAIEATIQQQQVSGLWNKLKGKRPGSVRLGKCRSRYGLPAYQPHHALTDALATAELLQAQIAYHFSPETPIGQLWE